The DNA region ggagTAAAGAGACCCCAAAAATTCTCAGAAACAGGGGTTTTTTGATTCTCATCAAACATGGCAAAGATATAAGTCTCTATGGACTTTCCAGGCTTCTTGGGTGTTCCTTGAGTACCCTTCACATGATCTATAAGGTTAAGGACATAACTCTTTTGATTCTCAAGGGTGGTTGCATTCCCTCCGCTTGTAGGCCACCCAGTCCCCGACACAACAATTTCCAATGATCCAGCACCAACCTTTTCTAACGCCCAATGAAAAGTGTCTATCATGGCATCGAACAAGTTTTGGTATCCTAGAGCACCGTCCTTGAGGACAACTCCAGGTGATTTGAAGAGAGCGTAATCGAGCGAAAAATTTCCTTTGGAATCGATGTAGGCTTTGTAAGGATACATATTGACAAGCAAGGGAGATCCATTGGCAACGAGGAACTTTCCTATTGGGGCGATGAATCCGAACGTGTCTGCCCTGAATGCGCCTTTGGAAGGTGGATTCGTCTCGCCAAGGATTGTTGTGTCGATGGCGGTTGTGACCTTAACTTTGTCTTTTAGCCCAAAGGTGGAAATCGCGTCAAGCAAGTTGTCCATGGCTTCGAGAAGGAATGGTGATCGGAATTCATTGCCTACCGCGATGTACTTAAAATTAACGTTGGGATAGTTTTTGATATTCTTTTGGACCCAAGTGTTGGCTTCGGATTGGTTTGAAGCTAGCTTCTGAAGATCTTCGTTGGGTACACCAACCGTAACCTCAATGTTGGACCCTCCAAGTGCTTGGAGTGCTTCTTGGTTTGCATCGTAAATTCTCATTCTCGTGATACCGTTCTTTTGGTATAGGGCAACGACATCTCGTTTTGTGGGTAAATCATTGCCTAACATTCCATAGCAAACTCCAACCTTTGCAACTGCGTTCAAATAcatgaaaatatgaaacaaacatacataaaacattatttaaaaaacataaatttaattcgTCCACAATGAGCATGAACACCACATTTCTCATGAGTAAAACAAGCAGACTACAAATAAACTTGTGGCATTAGTTGTCACAAATTTAaccacaaaattaaaataaatcaaaagtaCTCAAAggcaattttttttaagaaaaaaatgacTATTGTTTCATAAATCTACGCCACTCCAAAAGTCAAATGtaatgtgaaaaaatataaatagattataacACAAGTATTGATGATCCACCAACATATACAACCCATAAAAGACAAATGTTccaaagaaaatattaaaaatctcaaattaaaaCATCAAAAGAACAATTGTATGAGCTCATAACTCAATAATCCAATGAACTTAAGATTTCTTTAGATCATAACTTGTTCATGATCTATTAAATTTGAAAACGagtaaaaatttgataaatctttatataataCTAAAAGTCGGGTTGGAATGGAAGAGTTGAATAACCTGTAGGTTCTAAATTTAGGAGGAAAAAGAATGTCATTGACAACACAATGACAACCATGTTAGATTGTTCAAGCTTCATGATCATGGCCAtgtagaagaagaaggaaactagAAGATGAAGTGAGCTGATGACATTGCAatgacaatatataaataaattaaaggaaattataagaaaaattaaaacaaagttTAAGAGCAAAGTGAATATTGagatattgaaaatataataaaaatctacaataaaaacattattcaaatctatatatataataaatgctTAAATTTAAGGTCGTGATACACGCAATCACCACAATCATGACATTGAttctttcttaaatatttta from Impatiens glandulifera chromosome 5, dImpGla2.1, whole genome shotgun sequence includes:
- the LOC124939373 gene encoding glucan endo-1,3-beta-glucosidase, basic isoform-like encodes the protein MYLNAVAKVGVCYGMLGNDLPTKRDVVALYQKNGITRMRIYDANQEALQALGGSNIEVTVGVPNEDLQKLASNQSEANTWVQKNIKNYPNVNFKYIAVGNEFRSPFLLEAMDNLLDAISTFGLKDKVKVTTAIDTTILGETNPPSKGAFRADTFGFIAPIGKFLVANGSPLLVNMYPYKAYIDSKGNFSLDYALFKSPGVVLKDGALGYQNLFDAMIDTFHWALEKVGAGSLEIVVSGTGWPTSGGNATTLENQKSYVLNLIDHVKGTQGTPKKPGKSIETYIFAMFDENQKTPVSENFWGLFTPNKQIKYPINFD